From Triticum aestivum cultivar Chinese Spring chromosome 4A, IWGSC CS RefSeq v2.1, whole genome shotgun sequence, a single genomic window includes:
- the LOC123082704 gene encoding expansin-A31, with protein sequence MAAGMRFLQLFATVLAFCFVPAKSGYWLPAHATFYGGADGSDTMGGACGYENLYNAGYGINNAALSTALFNNGLSCGQCYLITCDTSKSNMCKPGTSITVSATNFCPPNWALPSDNGGWCNPPRVHFDMSQPAWENLAIYRAGIVPVLYQQVACQRQGGLRFTISGFNYFELVLVTNMAGSGSVKSMSVKGTNTAWIPMSQNWGANWQCLAGLQGQALSFAITSSGGQYKVFQDVVPAWWLFGQTFSTWQQFDY encoded by the exons ATGGCAGCTGGGATGCGCTTCTTGCAGCTGTTCGCGACGGTTCTCGCGTTCTGCTTCGTGCCGGCCAAGTCCGGCTACTGGCTGCCGGCCCATGCCACGTTCTACGGCGGTGCCGACGGCTCTGACACAATGG GTGGCGCATGTGGGTACGAGAACCTGTACAACGCCGGGTACGGGATCAACAACGCTGCGCTGAGCACGGCGCTCTTCAACAATGGCTTGTCGTGCGGGCAGTGTTACCTCATCACCTGTGACACCAGCAAGTCGAACATGTGCAAGCCCGGCACGTCCATCACCGTCTCTGCAACCAACTTCTGCCCTCCCAACTGGGCTCTCCCCAGCGACAACGGTGGCTGGTGCAACCCTCCCCGTGTCCACTTCGACATGTCCCAGCCCGCCTGGGAGAACCTCGCCATCTACCGCGCCGGCATCGTCCCCGTCCTCTACCAGCAGGTCGCGTGCCAGAGGCAGGGCGGCCTACGCTTCACCATCAGCGGTTTCAATTACTTCGAGCTTGTGCTGGTTACCAACATGGCCGGGAGCGGGTCGGTCAAGAGCATGTCAGTCAAGGGGACCAACACCGCGTGGATCCCCATGTCCCAGAACTGGGGCGCTAACTGGCAGTGCCTAGCGGGGCTGCAAGGACAAGCGCTCAGCTTCGCGATCACCTCCTCCGGTGGACAGTACAAGGTCTTCCAGGACGTCGTGCCGGCGTGGTGGTTGTTCGGACAGACGTTCTCCACCTGGCAACAGTTCGACTACTAG
- the LOC123082706 gene encoding uncharacterized protein — protein sequence MMISASAPFRSDTIEPLTGSNFPRWKSQVELCLGCNEFDYALREEKPVAPVAGVTGYAELKKEYDVKMEKWNKSNHIALLIMKATISPDISEALPKKDTAKDFLTEMEEQFKGSDKVYAHELFAKLLQKYTIDGNVRQHILRVVNAFTKLKALECSLSEALLVIIILESLPEEFEQFKVNYNSLKEKWPLSEMTARIVQEEERIMRQKKDHVFHVGSNKRKHDGQGFPKPQKRQVKKEGTKPFNPKAFKGKEAGGSSSAPSSSTAGENACNFCKEEGHYQRDCPGFLKWMNKRGIRYDPNHKRRNKKT from the exons ATGATGATTTCAGCTTCCGCTCCATTCCGGTCCGACACGATCGAACCACTTACGGGGAGTAACTTCCCTCGTTGGAAGTCCCAAGTCGAATTATGTTTGGGTTGTAATGAATTTGACTATGCCTTGAGGGAAGAAAAACCTGTGGCACCTGTGGCAGGTGTCACAGGGTATGCAGAACTCAAGAAGGAGTATGATGTTAAGATGGAAAAGTGGAATAAATCCAACCATATTGCGCTTCTCATCATGAAAGCGACAATATCGCCGGACATTTCTGAAGCACTCCCTAAGAAAGATACTGCTAAAGATTTCCTCACTGAAATGGAGGAGCAATTTAAAGGCTCCGACAAAGTGTATGCTCATGAGCTTTTTGCTAAACTTCTTCAGAAATACACTATTGACGGAAATGTTAGGCAGCACATATTGAGGGTGGTAAATGCTTTCACCAAGCTTAAGGCTTTGGAGTGTTCTTTAAGTGAAGCCCTTCTTGTCATAATTATTCTTGAGTCTCTTCCTGAAGAGTTTGAACAATTTAAGGTCAACTATAACTCTCTAAAGGAAAAATGGCCACTCTCTGAGATGACCGCAAGGATCGTCCAGGAGGAAGAAAGGATCATGAGGCAGAAGAAAGACCATGTCTTTCATGTTGGCTCTAACAAGAGAAAGCATGACGGACAAGGTTTCCCTAAGCCTCAGAAAAGGCAAGTCAAGAAAGAAGGCACTAAGCCATTCAACCCTAAGGCATTCAAGGGTAAAGAAGCCGGTGGTTCTTCTTCTGCTCCTAGCAGCTCCACTGCTGGAGAAAATGCTTGTAACTTCTGCAAAGAAGAGGGACACTATCAAAGGGACTGCCCAGGCTTTCTAAAATGGATGAACAAAAGAG GGATTCGATACGATCCAAACCAtaagaggaggaacaagaaaactTAA